In Aegilops tauschii subsp. strangulata cultivar AL8/78 chromosome 3, Aet v6.0, whole genome shotgun sequence, one genomic interval encodes:
- the LOC109781101 gene encoding tyrosine decarboxylase 1-like, producing the protein MATGGALFDALSSLNPDTFTGESCAVINFLADYYRDVDTYPVQPEAMPGCLRTLLPDAPPENGEQMDVILEEVWRHIVPALTHWQSPKFFGYFQANASTAGFAGETLSTGLNVVPFTRAASPVATELEGVVMDWMGKLVGLPDRFLFFGGGGGVLHGSTCEAVVCTLAAALDRALSRLGHEGILRLVVYASDQSHSTFQKGARIVGMPRSNFRVIRTSAASGYGLTAASVRDAVEADVASGLVPLYLCATVGTTGLGAVDPVRDLGELARRHGIWLHVDAAYAGSALICPEFQHHIDGAELADSVSMNPHKWFLTNMDCCCLWVASPAALTSALSTNPEYLSNVTEESAGAGVVDYKDWQIALSRPFRAMKLWVVLRRYGGAGMRAYVRRHVEMAKWFEQALEADGRFEVVAPTRFSLVTFRLRPRHEGDGDAVDGLNRRLLVAVNASGRAFMTHFVVDGKFVIRMAVGGAMTEIRHVQDTWELVREKAEEVGALLKDSKHD; encoded by the coding sequence ATGGCGACGGGTGGAGCGCTATTTGACGCGCTATCCTCACTGAACCCCGATACCTTCACCGGGGAGTCGTGCGCCGTGATCAACTTCCTCGCCGATTACTACCGCGACGTCGACACGTATCCGGTCCAGCCCGAGGCCATGCCAGGGTGCCTCCGTACGCTCTTACCCGACGCGCCGCCCGAAAATGGCGAGCAGATGGACGTGATATTGGAGGAGGTATGGCGACATATTGTCCCGGCACTGACGCATTGGCAGAGTCCCAAGTTCTTCGGATACTTCCAGGCGAACGCGAGTACAGCCGGGTTCGCCGGCGAGACGCTCTCCACCGGGCTCAACGTTGTACCGTTCACGCGGGCTGCCTCACCGGTGGCAACCGAACTCGAGGGCGTCGTGATGGACTGGATGGGCAAGCTGGTGGGCCTCCCGGACCGCTTCCTTttcttcggcggcggcggcggcgtgctgcACGGAAGCACCTGCGAGGCCGTGGTATGCACGCTCGCGGCCGCGCTCGATCGCGCGCTGAGCAGGCTCGGCCACGAAGGCATCCTGAGGCTGGTGGTCTACGCCTCAGACCAGAGCCACTCCACGTTCCAGAAGGGCGCGAGGATCGTGGGGATGCCGCGGTCCAACTTCCGCGTCATCCGGACGTCGGCGGCGTCGGGCTACGGCCTCACCGCGGCCAGCGTCCGCGACGCGGTGGAGGCCGACGTGGCCAGCGGGCTCGTGCCGCTGTACCTGTGCGCCACGGTCGGCACGACCGGGCTCGGCGCGGTCGACCCGGTGCGGGACCTCGGCGAGCTGGCGCGGAGGCACGGCATATGGCTGCACGTCGACGCCGCGTACGCCGGCAGCGCCCTGATCTGCCCCGAGTTCCAGCATCACATCGACGGCGCCGAGCTCGCGGACTCGGTGAGCATGAACCCGCACAAGTGGTTCCTCACCAACATGGACTGCTGCTGCCTGTGGGTGGCGAGCCCGGCCGCGCTCACCTCCGCACTGTCGACCAACCCAGAGTACCTCAGCAACGTCACAGAAGAAAGTGCAGGCGCGGGCGTGGTTGACTACAAGGACTGGCAGATCGCGCTGTCGCGGCCGTTCCGCGCCATGAAGCTGTGGGTGGTCCTGCGCCGCTACGGCGGGGCGGGCATGCGGGCGTACGTACGGCGGCACGTCGAGATGGCCAAGTGGTTCGAGCAGGCGCTGGAGGCGGACGGGCGGTTCGAGGTGGTAGCGCCGACGAGGTTCTCCCTCGTGACCTTCCGCCTCCGGCCAAGGCACGAGGGCGACGGCGATGCCGTTGATGGCTTGAACCGTAGGCTCCTCGTGGCGGTGAACGCGAGCGGGCGGGCGTTCATGACGCACTTCGTGGTGGACGGCAAGTTTGTTATCCGTATGGCCGTGGGCGGAGCCATGACGGAGATCCGGCACGTCCAAGACACGTGGGAGCTTGTCCGGGAGAAGGCCGAGGAAGTCGGCGCTCTCCTCAAGGACTCCAAGCATGACTAA